AAGCAGTATTCGATACGGTTTAGTGCTCTAGTGAGCTGTTCATCACCCACCAACTCCAAAACGAGCCGAAAACCGATCCCCCACCGGATACGGAAACACATCCGGCAACCGCCCTTCCAACGCCAACTGCTTCCGCTCGTTCCAGTAGGCCGGGTCGATCAGGTCCTGGTGGTTTCGGTAGAACGCGTCGCGGCTGTCGCTGTCGGCGAAGAAGAAGCTCTCGAATTGTTCGGGAAAGACATCGCCTGATTGCACGGAGTACCAGGGTTCTGAGCTGAGTTCGTCCATCCACGGTGGCGCAGGTGGGACGTGGCGGAAATTGCATTCGGTCATGTAGACGATTTCGTCGTAGTCGTAGAACACGACGCGGCCGCTGTCGGTGACGCCGAAGTTCTTCAGCATCATGTCGCCCGGGAAGATGTTCGCGCTGGCGAGGTCACGGATGGCTTGGCCGTAGCCGTCGATGGCGGCATCGCGGTCTTCGGCGTTGGCGACGTTCATGAATTCGTTGAGCGGGATCATGCGGCGCTCGATGTAGACGTGCTTGATTATCAGCTCGTCGCCGTCGACTTCGATGCTCGAACCACAGTGTTCCTGCAGCTGGGCAAGCAGTTCGGGGTCGATACGTTCGATCGGCAGCGCCACATTCGAGTATTCGAGCGTGTCTGCGAGCCGCCCTACCCGGTCGTGGTTTTTGACGAGCTGGTACTTGCTCTTGACCTCGTCGCGGTTGGATTCCTTCGGTTGCTCGAAGCGGTCTTTGATGATTTTGAATACGAAATGCAAGGATGGCATAGTGAACACCAGCATAACCATGCCGCGAATGCCCGGCGCGACGATGAAGTTGTCCGTGCTGTAGTCGAGGTGGTGGTGCAGGTCGCGGTAGAAGAGCGTCTTACCGTACTTCTGCAGGCCGAGCAACGAATACAGTTCGAGCTTCGGCTTGACGGGCATGAGGCTTCTGAGGAACTGCACATAGGCCGAAGGCACTTCCATGTCCACCATGAAATAGGCGCGCGAGAAGCTGAACAGCCGTGAGATGGTCGCTTCGTCCGTCAAGAGGGCATCGGCAACCAACTCGCCGTCTGCGCTTTTCAGTATCGGGATCACGAAGGGCGTGACCGCGTGGCCGTTGCGCTCGCGGCCGATGATGTAGGCCGCCTTGTTGCGGAAGAACAGCGACGCCAGTGCCTGTATCTGGTGGTTCGGGTGCAGGGTTTGCCGCGCTGCGAACTTTTCTTCAAACACCCTCTCGATGAAAGCCACGTCCCGGTCGATGTCCTGCCAGGGACAGTCGAGCTCAAAGCTCTGCAGCATGTGCTTGAGCGAGGCCGTGAGGCCAAGCGATTTGGGGTACCAGGAGTTGTAGGTGCGTTGCTCGCCCTTGAGGTGCTCGGTGGAGATGGCTGGCCGGAAGAAGATGAACTCGTTCTGGTAGTAGCTGCGGTGCAGCAACCGACACACGACGGAGTTGTAAAAGGTCTCGGCGCACTCGGGCTGGCGGTGCTCGTGCAGCAGGCCAATGTAGGCGAGCTTGACCTCGGGCCAGACGGCGTCGTCCTCGACCCACTCACCGAACTGATCGGTGAT
This genomic window from Pseudomonadota bacterium contains:
- the aceK gene encoding bifunctional isocitrate dehydrogenase kinase/phosphatase → MTPTRDIAATILAGFDKHYSMFREISAAAKDRFERSAWPETGEANRARIRLYDERVAEATSNITDQFGEWVEDDAVWPEVKLAYIGLLHEHRQPECAETFYNSVVCRLLHRSYYQNEFIFFRPAISTEHLKGEQRTYNSWYPKSLGLTASLKHMLQSFELDCPWQDIDRDVAFIERVFEEKFAARQTLHPNHQIQALASLFFRNKAAYIIGRERNGHAVTPFVIPILKSADGELVADALLTDEATISRLFSFSRAYFMVDMEVPSAYVQFLRSLMPVKPKLELYSLLGLQKYGKTLFYRDLHHHLDYSTDNFIVAPGIRGMVMLVFTMPSLHFVFKIIKDRFEQPKESNRDEVKSKYQLVKNHDRVGRLADTLEYSNVALPIERIDPELLAQLQEHCGSSIEVDGDELIIKHVYIERRMIPLNEFMNVANAEDRDAAIDGYGQAIRDLASANIFPGDMMLKNFGVTDSGRVVFYDYDEIVYMTECNFRHVPPAPPWMDELSSEPWYSVQSGDVFPEQFESFFFADSDSRDAFYRNHQDLIDPAYWNERKQLALEGRLPDVFPYPVGDRFSARFGVGG